TCGCCTCGATCTGTTCCTGGTAGCGGTTGCGGATGGTGACCTCGGTGACCTGGGCGACGGCCGCGACCTCTCGCTGGGTCTTCTTCTCGTTACAGAGGAGCGAGGCGGCGTAGATGGCCGCCGCGGCGTAGCCCGTCGGCGACTTGCCGGAGAGGAGCCCCTTCTCCGTGGTGACCTCGATGATCTCGTTGGTCTTCGCCTGCACCTCCTCGCTGAGGCCGAGTTCCGAGCAGAACCGCGGGACGTACGCCTGCGGATCGACCGGCCGCATCTCGAGGCCGAGGCTCTGTGAGACGTACCGGTACGTACGGCCGATCTCCTTGCGTTCGACGCGCGAGACCTCGGAGACCTCCTCGAGGCTGCGCGGGATGCCCTCCTTGCGACAGGCGGCGTAGAGGCACCCCGTCGCGACGCCCTCGATGGAGCGCCCGCGGATGAGGTCCTCCGAGAGCGCGCGGCGGTAGATGACCGACGCGACTTCGCGGACGGAGCGTGGGACGCCCAGCGCGCTCGCCATGCGGTCGATCTCGCTCAGCGCGAACTGGAGGTTGCGCTCGCCGGCGTCCTTCGTGCGGATGCGCTCCTGCCACTTCCGCAGCCGGTGCATCTGACTGCGCTTTTCTGCCGACAGGGACCGGCCGTAGGCGTCCTTGTTTTTCCAGTCGATCTGCGTCGTCAGCCCCTTGTCGTGCATCGTCTGCGTGGTCGGCGCGCCGACCCGGGACTTGCTCTGGCGCTCCGAGTGGTTGAACGCTCGCCACTCCGGACCACGATCGATGTTCGTCTCCTCGACGATCAGGCCGCAGTGATCGCAGACGAGTTCACCCTGGTCGTCGCTCTTGACGAGCGTCCCCGCCTCGCACTCCGAGCACACCCGCTCGTTCCCTGATTCCTGCGCTCGCTGCTTCGCTTCGGACTCGCGCTCACGCCGACGGGTGCGGTGTTCCATGACGTATTAACGGGAACGTCGTGGCACCTTAAGACCTCGCCACCCGATCCGGGGGGAATCGAGGGGACCGTCGGCGGCTCGCGTCGGCCGTCGTCGGCCGAGATGACGGCGCTCGACCGCGGGACGATCGCTCACCGCCCCGCGCCGACGCACGCCGCCACGTCGCCGACCCGCTTCATCTCGAAGACGTAGTACGCCGCCGTCGTCCCCTCGACGACCGGTTCGTACGCCGGGAGCGGGTCGTGCGCGTCCGAGTCGCCGTCGTTGTCGTGGAGGTGGACCACCTCGATCCGGTCGCCGAAGCGGTCCGCGAAGGTCCGCCAGTCGACGCCGTTGACCGTCGCGTGACCCACGTCGAGCGTGACGCGGAGCCACTCGGGGTCGGCGTCCACCGCGTCGAGCGTCGCGGCGAGGTCGTCGGGGGTGGTGGTGTGTCGTACCGCCGAGTCGGACCGCGGTTGATTTTCCAGGCAGAGCGGGACGCCGACGCGGGCGGCGTGGGCGGCGCACGCCGAGAGCGACGAGATCGCGTTCCGACGGGCCGTCGTCCTGACGCGCTCGGGATACCGCCGGGGGACGGAGCCGCCGTGGACGACGACGGCCCCGGCGTTCGCCGCCGCGGCGTCGTCGAGCGTCCGGATCACCTGCTCGACCGAGGCGCGACGCGACGCGTCGTTGAAGCTCCCGAGGTTCCAGTCGCGGAACGGCGCGTGCAGGGTGAACGTGACGTCGCGCTCGCGCCCCAGCGCGGCGAGGTCGCGCGGCGTCGGTGCCGCCGGATGCGCGTACAGGTACTCCCGCTTCAGTTCGACGTGGTTCAGTCCCCAGTCGGTCACGCGATCGACGAACGCGCGGACCGACTCCTCGAACCGGAGGTCCATCGCCGCGCCGAGGCGCGTCGCGCGATCGCGTCCGCCGCCGGTCATCGGGCCGCCTCCGCGCGGAAGACCGGTTCGCCGGCGACGAAGGCGCGCTCGACCACCGGCGTCGGCTCCGGATCGACCAGCACGAGGTCGGCGCGCGCGCCCGCCTCGATCCGCCCGCGGTCGGTCAGCCCCACCGCGTCGGCCGGGGCAGCGGTGACGCGGGCCACGCGGACCGGGAGGGGTTCGCCGGTGTCGACGAACGGCGCGGCGAGGAGCGACGGCGGGTGGTAGTCGGCGAGGAGCACGTCGGCGGCGTCGGCCGCGATCGCGTCGCTCGTCGAGAGGTTCCCCCACTGGCTGCCGCCGCGGACGAGGTTCGGCGCGCCCATCGCGGTCGTCATCCCCAGGTCGCGGGCGCGCTCCGCGGCGTCGAGCGTGATGGGGTACTCGCTGATGGCGACGCCGCGCTCGCGCAGCCGTTCGACCTCGACGGGGGTCTCGTCGTCGTGGGACGCGACGACGGCCCCGGCCGTCCGGGCGGCCGA
The window above is part of the Halomarina pelagica genome. Proteins encoded here:
- a CDS encoding sugar phosphate isomerase/epimerase family protein, with product MTGGGRDRATRLGAAMDLRFEESVRAFVDRVTDWGLNHVELKREYLYAHPAAPTPRDLAALGRERDVTFTLHAPFRDWNLGSFNDASRRASVEQVIRTLDDAAAANAGAVVVHGGSVPRRYPERVRTTARRNAISSLSACAAHAARVGVPLCLENQPRSDSAVRHTTTPDDLAATLDAVDADPEWLRVTLDVGHATVNGVDWRTFADRFGDRIEVVHLHDNDGDSDAHDPLPAYEPVVEGTTAAYYVFEMKRVGDVAACVGAGR
- a CDS encoding transcription initiation factor IIB encodes the protein MEHRTRRRERESEAKQRAQESGNERVCSECEAGTLVKSDDQGELVCDHCGLIVEETNIDRGPEWRAFNHSERQSKSRVGAPTTQTMHDKGLTTQIDWKNKDAYGRSLSAEKRSQMHRLRKWQERIRTKDAGERNLQFALSEIDRMASALGVPRSVREVASVIYRRALSEDLIRGRSIEGVATGCLYAACRKEGIPRSLEEVSEVSRVERKEIGRTYRYVSQSLGLEMRPVDPQAYVPRFCSELGLSEEVQAKTNEIIEVTTEKGLLSGKSPTGYAAAAIYAASLLCNEKKTQREVAAVAQVTEVTIRNRYQEQIEAMGLH